GGAGCTAAATGCAAACTGTAGTTTGAGTGCCCGCTTGGGCTGAATAATGTGTGTAAAAGCAGGAGAATTAGATGATACCGTGCGTTTTGCTATACTATAGAAACAATAGATGGAtagatgtatatgtttaaataatataaaaattatgtgaagataatgatttgacattgcttgcattttgagttttaaaaatacaacaaaattataaatgaTATACCATATTTGTATGATATTTAAAAATACTATAGATAATTGTTAATGGGTGATGATGTAACACACTTATACGTTGAGCTTTAAAAGTTAATAGAATAGATGTCTATCGTGTGCAGTTACGATAGTGTTTAACGATGGTAATTAAAGATGAAAATTAACGGGTCTGATGATTGCCAGAATTTCAATAGTACCGATATGCACTTCTTAGGGGACTTCAATTGTGATGACATGTGTGGTAAAGCCCACTCTTAAAACAAATTAAGAAGCAAACTATAAATTTGTCACGATATAACTGCCTGtaaatttgtcgataaattcTATTAAAAATCTATCAGATGTAAACATAGTACAATTATAGTGTAAATACACGGTTACTTTCAAAAATCCCATAATTACATACTATTTCCACAAATTCAAAGATGTAAATATAGTTCAAAATTTGGCATTATACATTTAGTTTGGATGTAGAGGTCAGGTTTTAATCCAAAATTTCAGAACAAGCATGGATGATCTGGCATGACGATATATGGAAAACAACATTGATAATTCCCCAGCCATGTGTAAGATTTTtcattttgtttccttttgattATTGGCAAGTCAAGAGGGAGTCTGATGCTCTCTGCTGCTGGCCTGCCTACCGTCCCCAACTTGAAATTCATCCATCCAAATGATCCAATTGTTGCCAAATGCATAGATATATTCTTTCTACAATCTACACCAAACTTTCGGAGATTCTATTCTTTTGAAGGGCCCATGCATCGTCCAATGGTGTTAGCAGGCAAAAGGAGCGTCCAATGGCTGCTACAATTAACAAACGCACAATGAAATAGAATAGCTTAGGAATGAGGTAAAGTTCATTGTTTCTGAAATTTGTTGTATTCTTTCTATCACAAAATATAGCAAACTAGTACTGGATTTAACACATCGATTGGATGGAATACTTTCTAGGAGATAGCTATCGTACTTTCGGTTGATTGGTCCTTGCATAAAGAAGTTTGAATTTACAGAGTTGGTCCAAGATTCTAAGCTAGCCAACTTTGCCTGGCCTGCTACAGTGCTCACTGTTGGTCACCACATATCGTCATTTGTTAGTCACGTATGCAACTATTGTATACTTCAGTGCTTCACACCTAGATAATTAAGATATATCTACACACACTTCTGTTAATTGTTATAAATATTAGGAATTCATCATATAGTATTTAATCAACAAATAAATAGAGTAAACCGTGACTACTTAAGTGTAAACTGCAGACAGATTACGTACTCTTAACAATAGCGATATGCAAAACAGACATGCTATAAGTGTAAACCATTGAAACAAACATATCTAACCATTTGCACATAAAACGAAATCAATAGAAATGAACAGAAGAGGAGATTGGCATACTCTCATATATTCTGTTAATTTCCCATGTGGACTAAACATACATTGTTGTCGatgagtgatcctctctagcgggataTCGTGAGATCCCCTTTTGtaagttcggccgggggcagcgggtgagattcgaggattCGGTGAGCGAAGCCATGTGATGTTGAGGGGGTCGAACCCCTCAAAGACGATGAGACCATaagggtttatacaggttcgggccgctaagaagcgtaataccctactcctgtacTATGCTCCTTGAGTGAAGGATTATAAGCTCTCCTTGTTGGAGTAAAAATGTGGTGCTGATCATCAGGGGCTAGAGACTGCTCTAGAGCGTCCAATGGATCGTCCCggatccctcctccctcttttaCTAGGcatggacctccttttatacctcaaggggttaccgcATGGGCCCAAAAACCTAGCTccggtggagaagtgctttgtattaaatgcatgtcttgtctcttgacttgggaagcaAGCGCACGTCAtcttgatgatggggcctaTCAAATCTTGCTGCCTGACACGAAGGGCGCCCATGTCAACTGCtattaatgggtgaagacttccgGGTCCCTATTTGTACCGGGAAACATGAACCCCAATTGACCAGGGCGGATGGACCGACTCTGGCCGGGATGAGAGGTCAAGACCTCTCGTCATCATGACTGATGGGACAAGAGAGGGTGCGCGCCTCCTGACCCATGCAGTAGTACACCTGACACCCCGGGTCTCGTCGGTCATTCGACCAGTCACAGACCAATTTAGCGTGCGCTGCACGccacattaaatgcggcgtggcttGCCTGCTCAAGTCGTCATTAATGCGGGTAGGTGAGCGCTCGAAGGTGGCCACCTAACCCACCACACGTGGCAACCCGCTGAaggggtcgggggagcccgacccctagtcacatGAGGGAGTGGCCTCCGCCCCATCTCGgacctgactcccctcgggggagggccacgtggtattggggggcagcctcctccgtaTGGTGTCTAGGAAGGAATGGTCGCtgccccacctcgggcctgatcccccctcgggggagggctaCGTGGCGCCTGGGAgcagccttctccctctagtctcggccagggagtggccgccgccctacctcggacccgacccccctcgggggagggccacgtggcattggggggcaacctcctccgtccaatctctgggagggagtggccgccgccctacctcgggcccgacTCACCTCGGGGAGGGCCACGCGGCATTGGGGGACAGCCGGCCTCCTCCAACTAGtgtttgggaaggagtggccgccaccttACCTCAGGCCTCACTCCTcttgggggagggccacgtggcattgggggacagcctcctccctctaaacatgATACTCCGGGCCCATATCTCACACACACACTGAAGCGAACAGCAGTGCACATATACACAGCAAATGCAGCCTGCAGATAGAAACGAATATAACAAAGCTACACGATGGAGACGTACGTCGATACTGAAATTAACCTTCAGCTTAATTTCCGTGTATAAAAGGAGGAGGCAGCTGCATTGCTAGCTGCAGCACATATATATGCAGTCgtagaaagcagcagcagccgattatatatagctagctactAGCTCTAACTGATCGGCCGGCCATGGGGAAGACGGAGCacaagaagaagcagcagcagcacggcggcgatgaggcggcggcggcggccaaggaGAGGCTGGATCGCTTCAAGGCGTGGCTGATGCAtttcgacggcgacggcgacgagcataTCAGCCGGAGGGAGCTCCGGGACGCCATCCGCTCCGGCGGCGCCCGGTTCGCCACCGTCCGGGCGTGGGTCAACCTCTACCTCGCCGACAAGAACCGGAACGGCGTcatcgacgacggcgagatcaAGCACCTCATGGACCTGACCGAGAAGGACCTCGACCTCAGCAAGCTGCAGCCCACGCCTGCGGCAgcacggccgacggcgaccggcgcCCCGCCGGCCATGGTGGTGGTCTCGGCGTGCCAGTTCCAGACGACTCCTCTCGTCTCTCGTACCATTGACCTACGCAAATTAACTGCCAAACCAGTACTTTCTAGTACCGCCAATAATTAGATCTCGTTCAGTTTGGAGGGGGTTAAAAAGGATTAAGAGGGAATAATTCCTCACCGGGATAATAAACTCTATTCGATATTTCGATTAATGCCCAGGCGAGAAGGATTGAAGAAGATTCATTCCACACTAAATTATATGGTGTAGAATTATTCCCTCTATAATCCACTAGTCATTTTTTATCCCTGCCATCGGTCCTTCTGCTCTACGTGTGCACTCATTGAGCTCACGAACCAAACAAGCTAACAAACGAATTGAGTCAAACCAGCTTGTTATTATAATGAGCTAATCGATCGAGTCGGACGATATTCACCCCTGCATGCATACGGTATTATTATatgtatttaaaaatatttttgcatgATGTTAGTTTTATAGTTGTTGATAATGTGTTGCGAAAGTAACCAAATAGTTCAAGTATAATATTAGAGAGCATGAAAAACTAATATTAAAATCTGATTAGACGTCATTTTTAatactacaaatctggacaggttaggacggagggagtgggTCTtgtatcctatatacttatatagttcatccccactaagtgtagttaatgctatttctctcttctcttatgaagccacatcattctaattatttttagcctttggatGATAGATCTATGGTACAAATAGTCTCTTCTTTCTTGTATCATAAAACCATACAATCTCAATTGTTTTTTTAGttcaaaattcataagtatcaattacataaaatatgttcatcttgcattatatttgtaatcatatgttaattatataaAACATAGGAAgtgattttattttggtttacaAAATATAATATAGCTTATTTTTACATACTATACAACTTAATTTCCCGCAGCAACACGACGGGGTATTCATCTAGTTTTAAAATAATCAGGGACGGACCCAGGTCCATGCCACCTAGGCCATAGCCCGGGACCTAGGTACTAACACTAGTACATAAttcatttttccatgcggtcaaAATCCACTTTTCCGTGCGGAGGTAGCGCCCATTTGTACCCAGGAGTCTGCGAAAATCAATATTTTCGGGTGCGGGTGGCCCAACCGCACGAGACATGGTGGTAAGCCATTAATAACACATATGATAATCCCTATGTTTCAGGGGCGGACCCAAAATTTTTTAGGCCTCGGACCGGTCCATGGTGTATTTTAATCCACACACTAAATACATGGTGAATTTACACACGTTTCTATGGGCTTTATAGAGGGATTATCATATGTGTTACTACTGGCTTACCACGATGTTAATTTCATGTATATATGATTGTCCCAACTGTTACAGTGCATGCTGATCTACATGGTACTACATGGGATTATACTTGAGCACTAGTACATGGTACTACATGGGGTTTGGTTTTGGCAGTgctaggttttttttctttttcagtgaATCAGTGTCAGTGCTAAGCTTTGCTCTTGCCTCAGAATAGTCAAAGACTCACGTGTTCAACTGGTGCGGTGAGTAAATATGGCTCTGGCGGTTATGTGGGAATGTGAAGTATGGTCAGGGCCTCTTGCTCCTGAGAGATCTGAAGGCCTGGCCCAAAATTGTAAGGGCCCATTGACTTCGTATACCAAACTGAAAGCTCTTGTGGGCCTCAAAAAGGTCCGTCAAGGCCCACAAAAATCAGCATCTGCTCCTGCACGCGGGCGAGCAGCTTAAAATTATCCCGAACTGATTCTCTATtaacaatagaaaaaaaaatcgatcctATATAAAACGTAGTACTAGCATCCAAGGCTCCAACCAAAACTCAAACTGAATTCTTGACATCCGGTGCCGTATGCTCGGATAAAAGTCGTGCTCCATTCCATTCCCTTTCTTGTCTCTTCcaaaattttctttctttttcttttaaaaaaacgtgCAGATAAGAATTTCAATTCTCGGCAACAAAAAACCTTCAATAATTCCCGTGTCACTCCCCGTCAGCTCTTTCAGTTTAATCCACATCATGATCAGTTCATCTAGGTGTTCGTACATACAGAATTTATTTCATCCATGACTTTACCCAATTTGTCTTTTGGTGCAACAttcagagatttttttttccctcccatCTCCCTACGCCCTACGCCGCTCGCCTATCGGAAAGTCAGAGAGGGACGCCGTCGTGCAGCAAACAGCCGCGTGTGCAACTGCAACAGCAAGAAGCGATATGATCGAGAAGCTTGCAGCTGCCGACGTCGCGTCGGACCAACCCAAGCCGGCGAGGGAGAATTAAGGCCCCatttatttcacaaaatttttttcccaacaaacatcacatcaaatatttagacacatacaGAGAGCatcaaatatagataaaaacaaaaactaattgcacagttagggagaaaatcacgagacgaatcttttgagcctaattagtccataattagccataaatactacagtaacctacatatactaataacggattaattagacttaaaagattcgtctctcaGTTTCTAGGCTCAAAAGCgagatggatcatggatggatTGTGCGGTGAGACCAGTTGATGATACTCGATGATATTTCGTGTTTTTGTTGCGGGATGTATGGATGAAttaaatatttgttattttctctgttttatattataaatcgtttgactttttttaatgtttgatcAAAATTATAgacaaatttagcaacatctaaactatcaaattagtttcactaaatctaacattgcatatattttgataatgtggttgttttgtgttgaaaatgttaatatattgtttataaagttagtcaaatttaaagaaattttaCTACGCAAAAAtttaaacgacttataatatgaaacggagggagtaaatattaTAGAAACGGCAAATGAATGTTAAATATGGATGAATTAAATATATGTTCAATATTATAGGAATGACAAATGAAtgttaaaatattataaaaaaataatgcgAAGATGATGTACTATGCTTGTATAAGATTTAATATGCTTTAGAATGATAATTGCTATTGGGTGATGATGTTTAGTACTACTCTTACTTACACTACTTATTGGTCATTTGGTTTAAAAGGTCATTTGGTCCACGCTTTAAAAGGTTTTCTTCCGGTATCGGCATGTCTGGCCGATTGTGTTATGtaacaaaaattatttttcttctaatatattgacgtgcaatcatTTTGCgcgttaaaaaaattaaaaggttttcatcaaaatttaatTTTCTATTGCATTACTTACACCACTTATTCTAAGCTAATATTTgttgaatttatttttcaaatttgttaACTTGTTTTTATAATAAAACAGATAATTCATGTTAAAAATCTAATCTATAACCTACCAATGCAGAGCCAGTTTCAAAGATCCTTAATTTCTCAAAAACCAGTCTATGGCTCTACCCTACAGTAGTTACTCTACCCGTTGAATATACCACACAAAACTTTCTAGATAGACGCCTCCTCTCACCGACATATATATTCCCAATGTCTAACAATAAACATGTGCCATTGTTTGGCAAAAACATATATACCTCCATCGTTGCAGGCTGCAAGTCGTGCCAGAATTGAGTCGATGTTGGGGAGTAGTACTCCGTACTTGGTTAGGTTGGTGGATCATCAGACGGATGGaaggttcagacttcagagccAGGCAGCCAGCCAAGCCAAGCCAGTTCACACCAAACTGCCTTAATTACCCTCCTAATAATAATCATGGTTGCTTGCAAGTTTTCGCTAGTTAATTCTAGGTGACTGTACAGCCAGGGTTCACCAAACTATccgtagaaaaaaaaaactgggccGGGTTAGCGGTTTTTCAAAAACCGTTGACTCCTAGTAAAATCCCGCTAAATTTTATTAAAACCAATAAAATTCAGTGTGAATATTTATAAACTTATTAGAAAACCGAGCAATTCGTGTTATCGATTCGGTTCGAGAGAGTCCGGTTTTCGTGAAAGCCGGATCGGGTTCTGTTGGTTTTGTAAATTGTAAACCCTGTGTACAGTAGGATTGGTACGACTAAACTGACGACAACTTCCTGTTATCAACCAAGGCTCCTCAAAAAGCCAAAATTCAGGGAGAAAAAGATGATGTTTCAGGTGGTTTCAGTACTGTTTTTGCACAAGTTTGAATGGAAAAACAAGGACAGCTTTACTGCACGTAGTACGTCACCTTCACTGTTTAACTAACTACGTGTATCTGCACACATCATCACGTAAAAAGTTTGTCAAAAGTTAAACGTGTTACTCATTATCGGTTAATCGGAAAGCGGTAATTTGACATGTAGTTCAGAGTCTACTGTCTACATCAGGACAGGTTTTAATACAGTTTCCAGCAACGGGTTTTGGTGTTTAAATAAACATGTCATTGAAAAATTCTTCTTCTAGAAACACACAAGCCAATTAAATCTAAGGGAGACTAACACAAATACAAGCCACTTAAAACGGCATGCTGAAACTGCAGCTGATGAAAACGGCTGCTCTGTTTTTTAGctctttcagaattcagaaacggCGACATTTATGCAGATTCAGAGCCCCCAAATCACCATCAGAAATCAGAACCTTGTGTGCGGGGACAAATTTCTAATTCTCCATCAAACTCTTCAACGTATTCTAGAACACAAAATGCTCTGCAGAAATGCCACATCTTTTGGTTGTTTGGAGGAAAAGGCGAAACAtcatatttgtaaataaaatataatttgtgaatatttttttatatatacgtTATTAACGATATAAATCAAAGACTAAAAGTTAAACTATAATgagaaaacctcaaaatcaactaaTTTATAttgaagatttaaattttagctaataagtactactccgtccaaaaaaaaatccaattctaGCAATGAACCTGACACACAGagtttgtctctttttttttgacagaggggtataagcgaaaagatgaggcaaatttatgattaaaaatttaaattttagctgataagtataagcgaaaagatgaggctggcagagtacaccttttttttttccaacattGCAGGCTTGCAGTTGCAGCTAGCAACAACCTTCTGCAAATCGCTATCGCCATAAAAATCCACCCACCCCTGTTAACGTATGCTGTTAACGTATGCGATCGAAAACTTTTCAGCCACGTGATGTTGGCAATCGCTGTTTGTGATCGATCTCATCTTGTAGTAGCAAAGCTCGTCGCTGCTTCGTTAGTCAGTCAGTCTCCAAATCGTCATTAATTAATCGCCGGCGCTGTGATTGATAGCCTTGCAAACCAGGGTTTGTTGGTGCTAATGATCGGTTGATTGATTgtgatcaggttgtctcatgcatATCACAGAGAAATGGCCACACCAAAAATGTTTTACAAGTTGAATTTTAAGCGTGCACAATTCCTACAGTAATCGAGAAATTTTCCCCCATTTCGATATCATAGGAATGAACATATTTTCTTGGCTTCTTGTATCACGTTTCTTCAGAAAAGTATTTGCCATAACCTTCTTAAAAATTCCACATCAAATATGTCATACTATATCCCTGATGATATCCAAATTCAGCATTAAAAAAATGTCAAATGTATGCGTTTACCTACCGTCACCTACAGTATCCTACTATGGCAGAGATCATCGACCTTCCTGGATGACAACAAAATATGTGCTGTTTTTCAAACACAAACACCCAAACtaaatttctctctctctctctcctaacAAAAATGTTTggtgccaaaaaaaattaaatcaaattCAAGTTGCGTATAAAGACCACATGGTCGATGTCTTAACGAGACGCCTTGTAATATCGTCACCCTCTCGAGCTTAGCTTCCTCCTACCTTcctccatcctcttcgtcttcctcctcctctcgatcgatcgcctcGCGAAGTCGCGAGCTAGCCAAGAATCTCATCTCCACTACATAAGCGAGAAgctggaagagagagagagagagagagagagagagagagagagagagagagtgagaggttAGCTAGCTAGAGATGGAGGTGATGGTGCCAGTGATGGCGCCGAGCGCGCCGTGCAGCCCAAGAACGGCGGCGGAGCACCACCACCTGCCGAGCTACTGCTACTTCTTCTCGAGCGCGCCGACGAGCCCGACGAGGGCGAGctactccggcgaggcggcggcggcggcggtgggggtgggTGAGGGGGATGGGGCGTTCGATTTCGCGTTCGGGTTCAGTGGCCAGCTGCGGGAGTCGACGCCGATCCTCGCAGCCGCCGACGAGCTCTTCGAGGGCGGCAGGATCCGGCCGCTGAACACGCCGCACCCGAGCATTCTGCAGCTGGTGGATGATAGCGCGTACGCCTCGCCTCGGTcgccggggaggaggcggaggatcgccgccgcggaggcggcggaggtgtcgtcgtcgtcgtcgtcgcagagAGGGAGGTCGGGCCGTGCTGCgcctgcgtcgtcgtcgtcgagcgccTCGTCTCGTAGCCGGCGAGCCACGCGGTCTCTCTCACCGttcaggggaggaggaggcggcggcgccgacgacgagtacccgtcctcgccgccgtcgccgaggaccTCCATGATGCGCggctgcggcagcggcagccggAAGTGGAGGCTCAAGGACTTGTTCCTCTTCCGGAGCGCGTCGGAGGGGCGCGCCACCGGTGCCGGCAGCAAGGACCCGCTCCTCAAGTACACcatgctctcctcctccgcctcgtcggcggccgcggcgctgcACCACAACCCGCAGAagcttcgcggcggcggcgacggcagcgcgtCCATGCGCAAGGGCCGCGGGTCGACGGCGTCGGCCAGCGACATGCCGTACACggtcggccgcgccgccgccgaggacatGCGGCGGCGCACCACG
The window above is part of the Oryza sativa Japonica Group chromosome 7, ASM3414082v1 genome. Proteins encoded here:
- the LOC4343925 gene encoding uncharacterized protein, which encodes MGKTEHKKKQQQHGGDEAAAAAKERLDRFKAWLMHFDGDGDEHISRRELRDAIRSGGARFATVRAWVNLYLADKNRNGVIDDGEIKHLMDLTEKDLDLSKLQPTPAAARPTATGAPPAMVVVSACQFQTTPLVSRTIDLRKLTAKPVLSSTANN
- the LOC4343926 gene encoding uncharacterized protein, encoding MEVMVPVMAPSAPCSPRTAAEHHHLPSYCYFFSSAPTSPTRASYSGEAAAAAVGVGEGDGAFDFAFGFSGQLRESTPILAAADELFEGGRIRPLNTPHPSILQLVDDSAYASPRSPGRRRRIAAAEAAEVSSSSSSQRGRSGRAAPASSSSSASSRSRRATRSLSPFRGGGGGGADDEYPSSPPSPRTSMMRGCGSGSRKWRLKDLFLFRSASEGRATGAGSKDPLLKYTMLSSSASSAAAALHHNPQKLRGGGDGSASMRKGRGSTASASDMPYTVGRAAAEDMRRRTTTPLPFHRNSLFGYLRSNPAIHSISRKLSGSGSNRGKTAA